From the genome of Medicago truncatula cultivar Jemalong A17 chromosome 2, MtrunA17r5.0-ANR, whole genome shotgun sequence:
tttaagCAGACACTTAACTAACTTATTAATTAAGCATTATATTAATCTATGCAATATTATTacataatgattaaaaaaaatccaatcatGTTGACGACTTTACATGATGCAGACATTCAATTTATAGCATTCATATGCTTGTTTAAATCAATATGAATTCAACAATGTaatagctcaaaattttatggtatcaaatgaaaaaattattccaAGTTAATGATTAGACAAGAAGACAAGATGGGAAAAGCTTATGGTGCTACCAACACACCAATATCTAATATCTTTGGCATAGCTACATAAtatttcttaattatttaaCTGTTAGGAAAAAGGTTTATGGGCGATCCTATTGATGGTGGtccatgttttaatttttcttgcaAATTTCCTTGTCCACATGTGTCGCTCTTTCATAAGATATAGTTATATTCAACgaagttttttaaaaatgattataacAATTTTCCACGATAGTACACTACACACGTAATATTGATGATAAAATTTCGTCATTAATTAACTTATACTTTAAATAATTTGACATATCAAACCTATCAATAAAACGATTGGCTGATTCACAAAAACGTCACATTATGTTACTCTCACTTAACAATAATTCTCACATAACTCCTTGTGTACGGACTCAAGCTTctataataaattttgtaaaaaaaaaaaacttctataataaaattttccaattcaaaaaataagttcTACAAGTGAAAAAATCGTAAACATTGTtgcatgaatattttttaacattttatgttTACGAGTGAGAAAAACTTGTTCATCGTAACATGAATACTTTTTAGTGGTAGATTCTGATTTCATCATCCGTCGTGAAAAATTAATCTCTTGAAAAGAGATCTTGTCTAGCTTTTTAGAAGTTTCTAACCAACCAACTAGATACATATTAGCAACCAATTGTAGCTTTTATGTAGTCATATCAAAATCTTCAAACTTCAGATGCAAGCAATAAATTTTCCCTAAAGATTTTTTACACATTCCTCAATTTTTCTATGGTTCTAATTTCCTTTATGATAATTACCTACACATCCAAGAAACTTTAATTCAAATAGAAATTGAAATTCGACACTAAAATGCTGAATTGAGGcaaatagtttaatttattttttcatattttttggtATCAAACTTCATTTCACCGCGATCAAATAGTACACCATGCAACATGACCTCAAGGCGTAGCTCAAGTGATTGAAATTGAGACATTCGACGGAGTTTGAGAAAAAAGTTTTAGGTAATATAACATACATACTAACAATGAAcatttgtctataaaaaaaaaaaacatttaaggaGAGATGAACTTTGATTAAGATGTTTCTACGTTTGGTGGTTGAAACAATTTTTATCCAGCTTCACACAACCTGTTATTCacaaacataaactaaccttagCCTCAATTTCCACAAATATAGAACAGCTAAAGGGGTCATAAAATGGTTGTGACATAGCCTAGCCACAGCTAAAGGAAATGAATACTTGTGATAGATTttgaataataacaataacataatataGCAATAATGTACATATAAATGGAAGTCCAATATTATATCCAATGTTAAAATTTGAACATACTATTATGAACGTATAGATACCAGAATTTAGTTTGTATCGACACACTTTACTTCCATCTTCTGTCCAACAACAATGCGCACCATATCCATCACTGACAGTGTGTATATTCATCCAACAACAATGTGCTATTAAGTTGTTAATAACATCGACTGCAAGCCTGTTTTTATTAGAAACTAGAAAGAACATCGAAAAAGATAGGATACATAAAACAATGTTGTTCACGTATGTAAACATGAATTACAATAGATTAGATATTTAGTGGAGTTGTCTATGAGGAGCTCCAAGAATACTCTAAAATGACTAAGGTAAAAATACAATGTTTAGCCTAAAATCAATTAATCCCCCTACTGCTTTTTAAGTGTCTCCTTTTATAGGCCTCACTTTCTTGACCTAATAGGCCTCTCTTTTGGATGTTCAGGCCCATTAACCCTCTAAGGTCCATATGGCTCATCTGCACATGTATTATAGCACGTGGAGCTGATCACTTTTCCTTTGCACTGCTCGTCCGTACAAGGCGTGTGGAGTTATGGAAGGCAACTTATGTCATTTGTCCGTGCAGGACACATGGCACGTTATGAGATACATCCAAGAGGAGGGATCAGACTGTTACTTGGACAATGACTTCAAAAAGAGCAAGTCACGTTGAAGGTCGAGCTCATATGACCTAAACGATCAAGCCGAGTTAGGCATGCTAAAGAATGGAGATGAGCTAGGCATGACCTGAATGGTCAAGCTGAGCTACGCATGTTGAAGGTGGAGCTCATGTGTGTGGACGATCAAGCCGAGCTAAGAATGTTGAATGTTAAGCTCATGTAACATGGATGATCAAGCTAAGCTAGATATGTTGAATAGTCAATGTATAATAGAGTTTATGTGATATGGTCCTCCATACCAATCCAAATGTGAACACCTTAATAGAGTGAGACACTATCAGTGATACACTACTAGTATACTTAAACAAAAAGAGTGTTTGAGTAAACAACCTAATTAAAGTACTTATTCTTTACTAAACGATAAGTGCTTATTCATAAATTACTTGTATGAGTATCAAGATATTAATACAAGTACTTCAGTTTTTCCATTAGATATGCTCAAATAGTTCTAAATAAGCTCTTTGAAAAGCTTTCAAAATCTTCTATGGAGAAAAACTTAGATAACCAAAGCAGAATTGAAAAGCAATTACCAAAGATATACCTAAAAAATTCTCTCTCAAAAACCAAAGAACACCAATAAGCAATTATTGATGAAACAAAACATCACCTTAACTTCAAACACCAAATACTTATTTAATAGAATCCGAAATCCTAACTCAATTCTAGACACGAAAGAAATGAGTGAGAGAAGTAAAATGGGAAACATATAGCTCATAGTCAACTATTAAGCgataataaaaattcaattaagtcGATATAGAGCCGATAACATGGCTCAGGTGActatatgaaataaaatcattCGGTACATATTGATTGATTTACTTATGCagcttattttgataaaattcaaaatacaaatatttctcATAATCTAGCTTCCTAGACGGAGAATCAAAACTCTAACATCATCAAAGTCAAGTCTAAAAGACTTCAGCACCTCCCATTAAGCTACAAACccattgaaattttgttcttgATATTAAAAATGTCAAACTTTTAATTAGTGAGCTGTTTGTTCAGTTGGTTATGAGTTTGCTTttaattgattatgttttatatttcttttacatTAAGAAGACTCATAATTGATTCATGCCTGCCCACATGCAagattgaacaaaaaaattatactaacaTCATATGACAGTATGTTATCCTAAAACTTAAATTAGCACACCCTTTTGCAGTAAAGAAAATCAAGAATACGGCAATTGTTAGTAGGAGCATGGAGTGTGGAAGACATTGAGGATGATGTTGAAGAGGAAGGAAGCTTGCACTTGTCATCAATGACTTcatgaagaggaagatgaaagGACACAATAGATTGATTGATAAGGGAAGATGAGTTGTACAATACATAGCACGATACAAACCGCAACGAAGCAGAAATCACGAAAATCAAGCGGTGGAACACAATGCAAGGGAGAGTGAAGAGAAATGGTCAGTTTATATTTGAAAGGCTCAAGGGATGATCATGAGAGAATAAAGTGCCTGTAAGTGAGGATAACTTGAAAGGACGTGGACATTCGGTTTCAAATATTTGAATGTTTCTCACTTTCTCTTGAGCTTAATCAATATGGTTCGGTTCTAttgaaaaaatgtgtatttatCAACCCAAATCAAAATGATGCTGACaaagaaatggagaaaaagATTTACTTTGTACCCTTACATTTGTATCATCGCTGCTACAGATCTAACAATTCTGGtgtcttatttaatttcagaaaACTTAAACCAACCTTTCCGGATTTAGGCAAAAATATGACAAGAACTGGTTGTTACTTGTTAGATAAGTAACACTGAAAAATAGagatagaaaaacaaaatactgCACATAATCACAATTCCATCACAAGCCAAAAGGAAAAGATGGTATTCAACTACATAGTTGCATTGCAGTTGTTGTGGTCTGATTAGCAGAACTAGTGTTTCCATCCCTTGGAGTGACCATCTTGCATGTATGGCTCTAAAAACCCAATGAACTGAAAAACAAATTTGTTGGGTTAACACCTTAAAGAATATGTATCAATATTGCGAGTTGAAAATATAGAACTTTTCTGTCCACGCACCTTACTTCCATCTTCTGTCCAACGCGCACCATATCCATCAGCAACCCTTATTTCAAAGACAACTCCATGTGGCGCGACAGTGTGTATATTCATCCAACAACATTGTGCTATTAAGTTGTTAATAACATCGACTGCAAGCCTGTTTTTATTAGAATCTATAAAGAACATTGAAAAACGCAGgataagtataaaaaaaaaaaaaatacaatgtgaTCAGCTTATTAGAGAGGGAGAGACAGTGCAAGTGACACATATTAGTATACTCGAGTGTTTGCAAAAGACGCGTTTTGATGAGTTAGCGATATGTATGTTCACTACAAATAGTACCGCTGTTATATGTCACTTCTATGAGTGTATTCAAATACTAATGTAAGTACTTTTTTATTAGATAAGGTCAAACAATTCTAAATAAGCTCTTTCAAGAGCTCTCAAAATCTTCTCTATGGAAAACAAGCCGATACAAAGAAAAACCAAGAAAACTAGGTAGAACTGAAAAGCAATTACCAAAGATGCATCTAAAAGATTCACTTTCAAAAAAGAATGCTCACCATTACCAACAAGAGAACCCCAATAACCACTGCTACTCCTACATCCATGCTTGGCCAATGCCCGAGCTCCAAGAGTCAAGGCATTTTCCTGAATATTGATCATAAAGTGTAAATTTATCATTTGTCATTAAGTATCAATAAACTTTCTTAGAGTCTCAATTCAATGTGGGATGTACACTAGTTCCTAAGGTTCTTCATAAATATAACAGaaataaatccaacaaaaaaagaaagaggtaAAAGCGACTAAAAGTCTACAACATTAACCCCAAAAAAACAGAGACATTTTCTTACACTTAAATTGCATGGGATATTAAATGAGGCTAACAGAGTTGATCTTGGCGGTGGAAGTGCATTAGGAACTGTCCCAGTGGTATGCATTAGACCGAGAAGACCTTGAACACCCTCATAGCTCAATCCCTAGATAAAAGCAGGACAGCACAATAATGAAGAATTATCTTAACTCTGCAGTGAAGTTCTATACGAGAATACTCGAACATTAGTCCCATACAAAGTCAAATGAAACAAGACATGTATCATGTACGTAAGTAAGAGAAAAGTGTGTGTTAAAATGtttgttgctagcattcctcatgTAAGTAAATAAACATTCTGCATATCACGAACACATCGCAAACACCAATGTATAATTATTAAGCTATCCTCTTTAGCAAAATCTGGTTTTTAAATCCTCTTTAGCAAAAAtcaatgtataattaattattaagcTGATTATTGCCTTTTCTGCATGTTTAAAtacatatcataatcaacaattaggaagatacaaaaaaaatttgaaaatcaaagaaaaaatcaCACTCATAACCAATCATTTTTAAATCCAACAACTAGTTAATTATGGTTTCATAGAAAAGTGAACCCACAGAAAATAAGCTAGCCAAAGAAGTGTATGGTTGAACCGGGAGTTTTGAAACAGTGATTGCAAGAACGCCATTTGTCTGTTCCATCTGTTCTGTGTAAAACCTCCGATAGATCTTTACACCTATAATGTCATGCAAGTGTTACTACGGAAGCATCATGTATAAATTCTAGAATTGACTCGTACATGAACTGAATGATGGTTCTTTCATATTAAAACCCTTATGAGTGCAAGAATAAAATGTCGGAACAAATAACGATTCATAGCAGGTATGTAGTTCATCTAGGTTATACAAGCTATTCCATATCTCTTGTCTATAAACAAGACATTCAGTACCTTCTTCGACACTTTCAATTCCTGGAAGAACTTCTCCAAGACTTTCTGTCGTCAACATGTCAAAGAATGAAGGATGCCACCTTACTCCCTATATACTGATTAAGTAAGAGACAGATCAAAGCCATTACATACAGTAAAACCAATCATTGATGAAACAAAGCATCACCTGAACTTCAAACACCAAAGATTTATTTAGGAGAATCCGATTTCCTAATTCAATCCTAGAaaccaaattcaaaaaataaaagaaaatcaaaacaggaAAAGTTAATGAGAGGAGTAAAATGACCAACATATATCTCATAATAAACCAATTGTCAACTATTAAGAGATAATTAAGAGATAATGAGTCCAATTTAGTGCATATGGAGCCAGTAACATGCCTCCGGTGACTATGACATAATATCATACGGTACAGATTGACATTAAAGGTTTAAGACTTTTAATAATTAACTCAGCTGTATGTTTCTTTTACATGAAGAGGACTCAAAATTGATTCATACACACGCACAATATTGAACTTGGCAATCTACTACTAATGCAGCATGGTCGATGATGTTATcttaagattaaaataaagtaTACCCTTTTACACTGAATGAATCAAGAATAGTAAAATAGGACGATGGTTATAAATATCTggacaaatatttgaaatttaaaaataaaataaaataaaataaaacctgGTGTATTTGCCAGTGGCACACCTCCCCTCAATTGTTTTCAGGCCATCTGCAGGCAATAACATCATAAGACGTTATTATCATTTAGGGACAGTAGAATAGATAAATATTGAACATAGTCAAATGGACTGGATAGTATACCTTTTAGCTGTGTAAAAAAAGGCTCTTGAACATGAATTTGAAAGGAAACACTCTTGAAAACCTGTTGAAACAAACAAGAAACATCATATATTACACTGAATGAAAGACACAAATGAAGCAATTTGCATAACAGTTTACATTCACTATTTCAGATCCCTTCTCCACAATCAACTTATGCCATTCattgtgtttttgttgcatggaagaattttcaaattcattgtTCATCATGTCTAAAGAGATTGTATTACAAAACACTTGAGAATCAATACACCTCAACAGAGCTGAAGCAAGACGGCTGTATAAAGGATATGATGGAACACCTTCAAAAGAATCTGCAAAATAGAATAATAGATTTCACAAATCAATTTAGAGACGAAATTGATGATAGAGTAATAGTTTATGGATTAAATTGATTCCATACCATGTGAGTGATAAGAAGAGGATGGATCACGTTTGAGGAGAGTGGAGCAGAATTGGGTTGATAGATTGAGAAGGTGAGATTGGGAATTGAGAGTGAAGTTTAGAAGCTCTTCCAAACAATCACTCAGGGAACAACACCCATTATCATTACCatttttgttttccattttcACTCAACTATCAACATTCATTGAACTCTATCACCATATCTGcattatttcaatttctttttttttttttttttgagaattgctgttcccacatatagtttggctgtgccacacgagtaaaataccaaaatgccctttggcagtttgctaccgaggtttttaggaaccggcggcagttaactgccgaagtttttaggacaccggcggcagttaagtgccgaggaaaacctcggtagttaactgccgaggagaATGTTATAAGATCAGAACttcataggagtttccaaaactccattgttgcgtttttaatttttgaaggtgcgattttgagtcatttgaagccaattttaatcataaaaacaagtaagttttttgaatcctattgcattgttgctttgtggtcgaattgtatgttattttttgttaaatttcgattatataggttcgattatattgatttgttgattttatgatatgttaggatagtttaggttagaatggttagaattgttaggatagtttaggttagtgTAGGTTGAATTGAtcgccatattttttttaaatgtagatatgtctcagaatcagaatcagggtaacgttcacGATGATGAGACGAAAAAAGAAAAGTCACCTATGACATGGCATGGAATTGTTTgcgatggttccgaaaaaaagaagggttcgaaggtgccggtgtacaatcactcgaggttgaggaggagcgggaggacatgctatttcggTCCTCATCCAAAACAAGGTACCGCAGGGACTGTAGCGGACAAGCCGATTGatttgtgtgacgaggaagaatgaatgtaatggcttttaatgcctaattgttttggatttttttatgttttatttttgtgtcgcgcacattttgtttgacattatagtatttagaataaaattgcatttggaataaataaatttgaaaacaaaataagataattattgttccattcaaaacaaaatatatgttatcacattacattgcattttACATTACATTCCGAAATTTACCTTCCAGctgcaacaatcatcttaccactgaatggggcaaattc
Proteins encoded in this window:
- the LOC25487909 gene encoding uncharacterized protein isoform X1, with the protein product MENKNGNDNGCCSLSDCLEELLNFTLNSQSHLLNLSTQFCSTLLKRDPSSSYHSHDSFEGVPSYPLYSRLASALLRCIDSQVFCNTISLDMMNNEFENSSMQQKHNEWHKLIVEKGSEIVNVFKSVSFQIHVQEPFFTQLKDGLKTIEGRCATGKYTRIELGNRILLNKSLVFEVQGVRWHPSFFDMLTTESLGEVLPGIESVEEGVKIYRRFYTEQMEQTNGVLAITVSKLPVQPYTSLASLFSGLSYEGVQGLLGLMHTTGTVPNALPPPRSTLLASFNIPCNLSENALTLGARALAKHGCRSSSGYWGSLVGNDSNKNRLAVDVINNLIAQCCWMNIHTVAPHGVVFEIRVADGYGARWTEDGSKFIGFLEPYMQDGHSKGWKH
- the LOC25487909 gene encoding uncharacterized protein isoform X2; protein product: MENKNGNDNGCCSLSDCLEELLNFTLNSQSHLLNLSTQFCSTLLKRDPSSSYHSHDSFEGVPSYPLYSRLASALLRCIDSQVFCNTISLDMMNNEFENSSMQQKHNEWHKLIVEKGSEIVNVFKSVSFQIHVQEPFFTQLKDGLKTIEGRCATGKYTRIELGNRILLNKSLVFEVQGVRWHPSFFDMLTTESLGEVLPGIESVEEGVKIYRRFYTEQMEQTNGVLAITVSKLPVQPYTSLASLFSGLSYEGVQGLLGLMHTTGTVPNALPPPRSTLLASFNIPCNLSENALTLGARALAKHGCRSSSGYWGSLVGNGVHIWIGMEDHIT